In a genomic window of Cynocephalus volans isolate mCynVol1 chromosome 1, mCynVol1.pri, whole genome shotgun sequence:
- the RTP2 gene encoding receptor-transporting protein 2, with the protein MCTSLTTCEWKKVFYEKMEVAKPADSWELIIDPKLKPNELAPGWKQYLEQHASGRFHCSWCWHTWQSAHVVILFHMHLDRAQRAGSVRMRVFKQLCYECGTARLDESSMLEENIDSLVDNLITSLREQCYEEDGGQYRIHVASRPDCGQHRSEFCEACQEGIVHWKPSEKLLEEEATTYTFSEASNSRAQAGLGYNFFSLRWCLLWASLCLLIVYLQFSFRSSAFL; encoded by the exons ATGTGTACCAGCTTGACCACTTGCGAGTGGAAGAAAGTCTTCTATGAGAAGATGGAGGTAGCAAAGCCGGCTGACAGCTGGGAACTCATCATAGACCCCAAACTCAAGCCCAACGAGCTGGCTCCTGGCTGGAAGCAGTACCTGGAGCAGCACGCCTCAGGCAG GTTCCACTGCTCGTGGTGCTGGCACACCTGGCAGTCGGCCCACGTGGTCATCCTCTTCCACATGCACCTGGACCGCGCCCAGCGGGCGGGCTCGGTGCGCATGCGCGTCTTCAAGCAGCTGTGCTACGAGTGCGGCACCGCACGCCTGGATGAGTCGAGCATGCTGGAGGAGAACATCGACAGCCTGGTGGACAACCTCATCACCAGCCTGCGCGAGCAGTGCTACGAAGAGGACGGCGGCCAGTACCGCATCCACGTGGCCAGCCGCCCCGACTGCGGGCAGCACCGCAGTGAGTTCTGCGAGGCCTGCCAGGAGGGCATCGTGCACTGGAAGCCCAGCGAGAAGCTGCTGGAGGAGGAGGCGACCACCTACACCTTCTCTGAGGCCTCCAACTCGAGGGCCCAGGCGGGCTTGGGCTACAACTTCTTCTCCCTTCGCTGGTGCCTCTTGTGGGCCTCCCTCTGCCTGCTCATCGTCTACCTGCAGTTCTCCTTCCGCAGCTCTGCCTTCCTTTAG